The Humulus lupulus chromosome 3, drHumLupu1.1, whole genome shotgun sequence genome window below encodes:
- the LOC133823928 gene encoding uncharacterized protein LOC133823928, with protein MGKNIHNRIKDTTTNSTNPNLRLSGMAKNMQKVKKKAACEKKRAKFSFSFSLSRTNASPLSLSVSIFISFSFSLSRTNLHLFLSLSHFPPYFPSLLSLPAIPITTSSSSSLGPNHCLSPTEPPTGALTKKKNGSKVNLSDTPAYKQYVAGLLIGVSTVAIGHPFDTVKLWRYFKSSGLECNITSFWNAKEMAQAFPGDINNFTQGICQRRFV; from the exons ATGGGGAAGAATATACATAACCGTATAAAAGACACAACAACCAATTCAACAAACCCAAATTTGAGACTAAGTGGCATGGCAAAGAACATGCAGAAAG TAAAAAAAAAAGCAGCATGTGAAAAAAAAAGAGCCAAATTTTCATTCTCATTTTCCCTATCTCGGACCAATGCTtcacctctttctctctctgtctcaATCTTCATCTCTTTCTCATTTTCCCTATCTCGAACCaatcttcatctctttctctctctgtctcaTTTTCCACCATATTTTCCTTCTCTCCTTTCTCTTCCTGCTATACCcatcaccacctcctcctcctcctctctcGGACCGAACCACTGCCTCTCTCCGACTGAACCTCCTACTGGAGCCTTgacgaagaaaaaaaatggatCCAAAGTAAATCTCTCGGACACTCCCGCTTACAAGCAGTACGTCGCCGGCTTACTCATCGGAGTTTCCACcgtcgccattggccatcccttTGACACCGTAAAG CTATGGAGATATTTTAAAAGTTCAGGACTTGAATGCAATATTACGTCGTTTTGGAATGCGAAAGAGATGGCACAAGCTTTCCCAG GTGATATTAACAACTTTACTCAAGGTATATGTCAGAGGAGGTTTGTTTGA
- the LOC133823931 gene encoding uridine kinase-like protein 3, translating to MQPFVIGVAGGAASGKTTVCDMIIQQLHDQCVVLVNQDSFYHNLKPEEHARVHEYNFDHPDAFDNEKVLASMDKLRNGEAVDIPNYDFKSYKNNVFPPRRVNPSDVIILEGILIFHDPRVRELMNMKIFVDTDADVRLARRIRRDTLKKNRDIGTVLDQYSKFVKPAFDDFILPTKKYADIIIPRGGDNHVAIDLFVQHIRTKLGQHDFCKIYPNLYVIHSTFQEFF from the exons ATGCAACCTTTTGTCATAG GGGTTGCTGGTGGAGCAGCATCTGGTAAGACTACAGTTTGTGATATGATTATACAGCAGCTTCATGACCAGTGTGTTGTTCTTGTTAACCAG GATTCTTTTTACCATAATTTGAAACCAGAAGAACATGCAAGAGTACATGAATACAATTTTGATCATCCTG ATGCATTTGATAATGAGAAAGTTTTAGCTTCTATGGATAAGTTGAGGAATGGCGAAGCAGTAGATATTCCAAACTATGACTTTAAGAGTTACAAAAACAATGTCTTCCCGCCTAGAAGG GTAAACCCTTCAGATGTGATAATTTTGGAAGGCATTCTCATTTTTCATGATCCTCGTGTTCGAGAGTTGATGAATATGAAGATATTTGTCGATACAg ATGCTGATGTTCGTTTAGCAAGGAGGATAAGGCGTGACACATTAAAAAAAAACAGGGATATTGGTACAGTTCTTGATCAG TACTCAAAGTTTGTGAAGCCCGCTTTTGATGACTTTATTCTTCCTACAAAAAAATATGCTGACATCATTATTCCTCGCGGAGGAGATAATCACGTGGCTATTGATTTGTTTGTACAACACATCCGTACAAAGCTTGGCCAGCATGACTTTTGTAAAATATATCCTAATTTATACGTTATACATTCAACTTTTCAG